TAAGACCTTGAATAACCACCACCGCCTGGAGTTTCAATAATCACCTCATCTCCTTCATGCAAATCTATCGTAAATTTACTAGGCATTTCCATTCTCTCTCCCTTCTTTATTATATAAACTCTTCCAGGCTTACCATTTTCACCACCATTTAAACCCCATGGAGAGGTCTTGAACCTATCAGCTAAAATAGAAAGCCTCGTGGGAGAAAGAACTTTAAAACTCCTAATTATACCGTCACCACCTTTATGAACTCCCTTACCACCACTTCCAGCCCTTATCCTATATGAGGTAAAGAGAATGGGATAGTTCATTTCTGCAATCTCAATTGGAGTATTTAAAGTATTAGTCATATTTGTGTGAACAGCCGATACTCCATCAGAATTAGGCCTAGCACCACTGCCACCAGCTATTGTCTCGTAATAAGACCAATATTTACCTTGATAAATACCACCCATCATAACGTTCATCATAGTCCCAGAACTAGCTGCTGGAATATAAGATAGAAAACGGGATAGGGCTAAAAAAGTAACATCAGCAATTCTTTGTGAAGTTTCAACATTACCACCACCAACGGCAGCAGGCTTTTTAGGATTTACTAAAGAACCTTCTTCAGCAATAACTTCTATGAAAGAATAAAAGCCATCATTAGTAGGTATGTCCTTATTTAAGGCTGATCTAATTGCAAAAGAAACTGCGGAATAAGTAACCCCTAAAACAGCATTCAATGGACCATCTATTTGCCTATGAGTACCAGTAAAATCGGCAATAATTTTGTCTTTCTTAATATGTAAATGTAAAGTTATATTCAGCAGATTATCATTAAACTCCAAATAGTCCTCAGCCTCATAAACACCTTCTTTCCAGCTATGCTGGAGAATAAGATTCCTAGTGTGGTTTATGCTCTTATCCCAACCTTCAAGAACTTCCTTCTTACCGTATTTTTCAATGAGTTGCTTTATCCTAGTTACTCCAGTCTTATTAGCTGAAACTTGAGCATTTAAATCGCCAATAGAAACCTCTGGAACTTTAAAGTTCTCCTTTACAAACTTAATTACTTCATCCGTTAACTTCATGGGAGGAATTACGATACCCTCCTCATATAAGGTTTTGGCATTTGGATTTATACTACCAGGTAATGGACCACCTACATCAACATGGTGAGCCTTATTTATAACATAACCCATTAGTTCTGATTCATAATAAATTGGAGTTAATATACCAACGTCATTCAAATGAGTCCCAGATATGTAGGGGTCGTTGAATATTAGGCTTTCCCCTTCTTTTAATTCCTCAGCAAACTTCAGTACGTTTTTAACCGCAATTTTAAAAGAACCCAAATGAACTGGAATATGTTCAGCCTGAGCAACAATTCTACCTTCTCTATCTACTATTGCACAACTATGATCCATTCTTTCCCTTATATTTGGTGATAAGGCAGATTTCTTTAACATAACTCCCATTTCTTCTGCAATGAATATTGTAGCTTTATTTATAACTTCCCAACTAACCATTTTTACTCCCTCGTTAATTCTATGAAATAATTAGGGAGAATAGTAAAACTCCAACCATCTGGAATTAATGTTGTTGCACTGTATTCTTCTATGATTGCCGGACCTCTATCTCTAAAGCCTATTGGCAAAGTCTCTCTGATGAAGACTTTAGCATTAACCCAATCATCAAAGTAAACTTTCCTCGCCTTTACTTTAACGTTATCTGAGATCTTTAACGTTATCTTAGGCTTCTTAATCCTCTTAACAGCAAACACTCTTATATTCACAATCTCGATATCATAGGGTAAAGTAAAACCGTACGCAGTTCTATGCCTCTCCTCAAAATTTCTTCTTATATCACCATCAGCGGGTACAGTTAATTCCCATCCTTGACCCTTATATCTAACATCAGCATACCTTAAAAAGTAGTCAATACTGGACATTTTCCTTCTCAATTCCTCTTCCAGTTCTCTGAATTCTAAGTTAACGTCCTTGGGATAAGCCCTTCTAATTTCTATCTTAATATCAGCTAATAACATAGATAGGGCACTAAACAATCCGGGATAGACTGGAACTAAAACCCTCTTAATACCAAGCTCTTCAGCTATGCCTAATGCAAACTGCGGTCCAGCACCGCCAAAAGAGAAAAGTGCGAATTCTGAAGGGTCTAAACCCCTTTCGACTGTTACCAACCTTATTGCCCTAGCCATTTCTAAAGTAGCTAGCCTTATTGCTTCCTTTGCAATTTGTATAGGATCACCTAACTTTTCAAGTCCTTTTATTGCCAGTTCCTTATTCAGTTTCATATCACCGCTTAATAACTCCTCTCCAATTCTTCCTAAAACGAGATTTGCGTCAGTTAACGTTGGCAAATTACCACCCTTATTATAGCACATAGGACCCGGATCAGCACCAGCACTTAAAGGACCAACATTTAGTCCCCCAGCCTCATCTAACCAAATTACTGTTCCACCACCGGCAGAAACTTCAGCCAAATCAATGAAAGGAAACCTAACTGGATAGCCGGAGCCTTTTATTATTCTACCGTGATGAGTCCTGCCACCAACCTCATATTCACTAGTTATCTCAATTTCACCATTAACAATTGAACCAGCTTTAGCTGTAGTTCCACCCATATCAAAACTTATGGCATTTTTTATCCCCATCTCGTCAGCAAAGTATTTAACCCCAACAACTCCAGCCGCTGGTCCAGATTCGATTAATTGTACTGGTCTCTCAATAGCCTCATCAGCATCAATTAATCCACCAGAACTTGCCATTATAAAGAATTCCTTAGGTTTTATTTCCTTCGACAAAGATTCTATGTACTTACTTATAAGAGGCTTTAACATTACATTAATTACTGTCGTTGTTGTTCTTTCATACTCTCTTTGTTCTGGGGAAACCTCATAAGATGCTGAAACATACTTTACATATCTTGAAAGTATTTCTTTAGCAACCTTCTCGTGTGTGGGATTTAAGTAAGAATGCAAAAATACTACTGCAACTGCCTCAACATTGATCCTTTTTGCTATTTCTTCTATCTCCTTAGTATTGAGTGGCTTTAAAACTTCGCCTCTTGAATTAATCCTTTCGTCAACTTCAAATCTCAACTCCTTAGGAACCAATGGTTTAGGTTTTTGAAAGAACAAATTATAGAGTTCAGGTCTGTTTTGTCTTCCAATCTCAATTATGTCAGAAAAACCCTTAGTAGTGATTAATGCTGTTTTAGGTAACTCTAAATTGACTTGTCCAAGAAGAGAGTTTGTTGCAATCGTTGTAGCATGTATCAGTGTGTCCACACTTATTCCTAATTTTTGAATACCTTCTTTCACTCCATTTTCTGGATTTTTTGGTGTTGATAAACCTTTGTAGAAAACAATTTCTCCGTCATCTTTCACTCCTATTATATCTGTAAATGTACCACCTATGTCGACCGCGAGAAGCATATAAGATTCTATATTTAGCTATATAAAATTTTTTGCCTTTTCTGAGTGAATACTTAAAATTAGTTATCGGAAAAGGGACAATTCTATGTCATTACAGTAAAATATTGTATTTCTAGTATAGCACTTATAGGAGAATCGTTACGTTTTTACGTTACGTTAAATAAATGTAAGATATATTGTCTTATTAACTGAAAATTCCTTGTGATTAACGAAATAAAGTAAGGAAGTAAATTCAAAGTATTTATTAGTTTATGAACAAGCATTATAATTTTTTATGGTAAGGGAATTTCCTTAAACTACTACTAGTATACTCTTTAAAGGTTTAATAATAGTACATTTAAACATAAGTTTAAACATGGCTTAAGAGTATTATGATTTCTGAAAAAGCATATGGTTATTATTGAGTGAGAAGAGGGAAAGAGTTTTTCTGATGTTATTATAAGATTAGTGAAGGGTAATAGGAGAAATATTATGGATTATGCTGGTATTTGGGGAGATATGAGTGATTATGAGATTAGCAGATTGCTTGAAGATCTTAAGAAGATGCGGAATAGATAGAGTGTAAATGCTTAAATAGTGATATACTTATCGACTTTCTAAGGGATATCTCAAAAGTTAGAAAGGATAAATTTCTAACTTATAAGTACCTTATGTTGATTACGGGCTTCTTAAACTCAATTAAGGTTATGTCATCGAAGTCGCTATTAAAGCTTACTATAAATTGTGTCCTTAACTTATCCATTGAGGATAAAGTTGTACAATCAGTAAAGCTAAGCTTTTTATCATATCTGGCAAGGTAATTTAAAGCTCCATTAAGGGTTTCAATGCCTATCATATATAATGTAAGCTCCTCATTATCTATTTTATTTAGGATTGTTTTAGCAATATTTATTGCATAATTTTTATTTATGCGATATATTAGGAAAGTTAATAATTCATCAAGTATATAATCTGTGATAACAGATTCAAACTCCGCAATCTTTTTAGAAAGTGACAAAGCTTCGCTATGGTACTTATCATTCTTATTTAAGTATGCTATAAAATACGAAGTATCAAGAAGTACTTTTTCCATAAACTACCTCATCTACCTTTTCTGAGGAATCCGTATCCATTTCTATAATTAACCCATCAAAGTCGTTCATTTTTAATCCCTTTTTAATCTTTCTTTTATTTTCATAAAAGTCTATTAGGAGCTCGATTACGTCATTTAGACTGATCTCTTCACCTTTCTTAGCTTGAATCTCTCCAGCTAACTTAATTAGCTTCCTTTTTACTTCATCAGTAACCTTTATTGTGGTATAAGCCATATGTATACTTAGTATACCGAAATAAAAAGTTTTTATGGAATATTGTAAAAACATAGTAAGACTGATCCAATATCCTTTGTAAATTGTAATATTATCTTACTCAGTATAATTATATGAAGAAATAATTGATTATATGTTGTTACATAGGTATAAGGGTATTACTTATCAAAATTCTAAATAGAGAAATACAATACAGTGTTTTATACGATAAAATTTATAAAATAGTAGTCTAAATCATACTATTATGAATATTAAGGATGTACTAAAGGAAAATTCTATTAGAATTCTCTCAGTACTTATAGCTACGATCGTTATATTAACTACAGCATTTGCAATTCTTTATTTGTTTACACCAGTGCTAATAGGGTATCAAACAACTTCTGCAGGTGTAATAGAATATTTTAAGAATGTTCTTGACCCGTCTTTTGTAGTAAAAACTTATGTAAATGGTGGATTAGCAAACACTATAATCTCTGTTTATATTAATCAACCGAATAACGTGAAATTTTATAAAGAGTATTATGGGGAGACATTAGAAATACCATTTTCAGCACTAACAAACTATGTTAAATCATGGGAAAAACATAATGTAATAAACACATCAATCCTCATCATAGCAACATATATAGAAGGAGGAAAAGCATTCACTGAAGCAGAAGAAGTAGAGTATAATCCAGACTGGATTATAAACAATAATCCAATACAAATTGTTGCAATAATTAACATAATACCAAAAATAATAAAAACAAACAATGTAACGGTTGAGCAAATCACTACACAAGTAACAAACACAAGCAATGTAACAAAATACCCTTACACAATAAACATCATTGAAGAAGAATATAATGAACCACAAATACATCTATCCTCAACTGTTTACACTCCTGTGACGAATATCTTATGTTTCTACAACTTCTCTGTACCATTAAGCTGAATAACATTAAGCAATAACGTGAAAAACAAGAATAATTATACAGCGATGTATTTTTGCACCAAGTTTGTCGGTAATGTAAGTTGGTTTGGAGCAAGTAACTATTATATAGGTTCATATATAGGAATCTCCTATTCAACTCATGTACGTGATAGCCCCTCTGTTTCATTAGATAAAACTTATCTTTCCACTTTATCTAATCCTATAATTTATACTTACTATAACGCTACAATAGCAATAGTTACTTATACGTTATATCAGACAGTACACGGTCTCAATATACCGATATGTAATTTAAGTGTCTTAGAGATTTTGTCTTTATCCAGATTTGGAATTAGTGTTGAAAGTAGTAGTGGTTTAACTCGTATTGTTTTCAGTAATTCTTCTGGTAAATATGTTTATTATTTACCTATTGGCAATGGTAGTGTGAAATTATTTTACACTTATTTTGGAGAATTTGTTAAAACCTTAAAAAGTCTTCCATATGGTTATGCATATGAAGAAGAAGGTAAAGTTAATGCTACAAAGAATGTTTTTATTGGGAGTAACACTATTGGTGTTACTACATATTACTTTTCTAATTTAAGGAGTACTAACCTAACAGAAATATATCTACTAAATCCTGTCGTAAATATGTTTATTTCGCATGGTAATGCTCAAGTTTATTTTAGTTACTTTGTTTATTCTACTGGTTGGGGAATACCTATAGAGGGTTTTATATTAAACTATACTTCTTATTACGAGGGATTAAAGTATGAAAAGGCTAACATGCCATAGTTGCTTATTTAGAGTCTGTAAGTGAAGAAAATCAAGATTAATAGTCTTTATTACTTTAACGTTAATGCATAACTGTAAAGATTTTTTATGAATAAGTGCTATAAAATATCAAATTTACTTGCTCGTATATAAAATAAAAAAACAAGTATATATTTAAAAATATAAATAAGTGATTCAGTTAAAATGGTGTGAATAACTCAATTTTAGTAAAGGCCGAAAAGAGAGAAATAATGAAAATTATAACTGATCCATTCAGATTATTTGGTATAATATCTCATATTAACATTCTTCAAGTGTTTGATGAGGAAAATAAGGTTTTCACTACTTTAGATAAAATAAATAAATTTCCCAAAAAATTTAGAGTAATGTATATTTTTGGAACTCCAGATACTGGCATAAAAACATTCTTAGGTTATGCTGAAGGCCCCAATATTATACCAAATGGAGTAAAATACCAGGGTAACAGTGAAGATGAAACGTTTTACTGGGAGATTGAAATTTTTGTTACAGAGAGAATTGAAGCTTCAAACATAGTTTTCAACATGAATACAATTTACAAACCTAAGGTCGTCCAAAAATTACTAGGGAAAGACGTAAAAGAACTAAAACCAGATTTTAACTTCCCTGATCACGTACTGAAAGCGCATTTAATACCGTACTTTAAGTTCTTCTCTGGCGATACATTATTAACAGAACAACAATGACAAGAAGAATAGCTATAATTGATAGTACTAAAGATATTGTTAAAATACTATTAGACTGTATATAAGCCTCAAAGTTTTCACTTACAATTTCTCCATCATTCTGAACTACTATCACATGAATTTCATTGTATCCATTAGATAGAGGAAGTGTAACTTGAGTAGATGTACCGTTATATACTAACTTTCCGTTTACGAAAACCTCGACATTTTTAATATCTTTACCATGAACTATTACTTCGTTTCCACTGAGTAAGACTGAAGGTAAAGGTATGGAAAGATATTTAATTAATGAAGTTTCGTTAGTTATCCTAGAGTTTGATAATAACGTTATATTCGTGATTTTAGAATTAATCACATTTATAGTCGAATTTATAACTATTATTTTGTCGCCTACAACACCGTCAAGTGTTACATTAGAGTTTCTTATTACTAAAGTTCCATTTATTTGAGAGTCCATAATTTCCAGGTTACTGTTATATATTATATCATTTTCTAGTATATCATTAAATAGTTTTCCTATCATTGAAATATTATCATGATAAAAGTAAACGTAAAATGTTTGAGCAAAAGTTACTGATGTGTTTGCTATCAGCGTATAGGGCTGAACTATAAACGGTTTTTGTGCATTAAGGTTATTAGTTGTAGGATATCCATTTGCTGAAATTCCTGAGATAAAGATCGAGAAAGGACCAAAATAATTTCCCGATAGGTAAGTTAAATTACCTTGAGTATAAGTTGACGGTAATGTAAAATTACCTATCCATAAAGTTCCATTGAACCATAATGGTATCTCAAAACTTTCAGTGTAATCTTCGTAGTTACTCTGAAGCTGTAACGGATAAACAGTTGCTGAGAACATTCCGTATTTAACTTCAGTACCATCAGGATAGGTAATATTGGCTAAAATTTTTACGTTATTTCCTTCAGCTAAAATTCCTTCAAGTTTTACACTAATTGAAAGATTTTGAGGTATAACGTATATTTGCGAATAATATCTTCCTTCTAGCACACTACTGTTACCTAACGTAGAATATTGATTAAGAATTATAGTATAAAGTCCAGGAGTTATGTTATAGGGAATTTTTAAGTAACCAATATAAGTATAAGCTAATAGTCCTTCAAATGGCACTAAAACCCAAGATAAGTTTGCAACAGATAGTACTTTTCCGTCATTACTATACAGTACAGCTGAAATGTTAGTGTTACCGAATGGCATGTTAGAAGGTTCTATAAAGAGTGAACTACCGGGCGTTACAACACCAGGCTCTACTACAAGTGGGGGAATTATTAGTGTATTTAACAGAAGAGAACTACCTGCGAAAGTTGGTATATAACCATAAACATTATTCCCAACAATTAATATTGGACCAGCTGTAATATTTCTACCTAAATATGCTATGTATTCTCCTTTACTAGAATTCATTATAATATTTGTGATTTTTACATAAGAGTTATTTAGAGGCTGGTATGCATATATCGTTACATTTACATAGGTCACATTAACACGCTCATCGTATAAGTTATACACTTCTCCTCTAATTTCTGGGTAAATAACATTTAAATTTCCCTTGATGGTTAGTATATAACCTACAAAGGCGTTAGTCCCACTCTCATTATTAACTATAACTTCTATTGGGCCTTCAACAGTAGGGTAATAATAACCTATCCATCTACTGCCGTTAAAATGAAGTTTGATATCTGCTACTTCACCGCTTAATGAGTATACATAAGCATTAAATGAACCGCTGGTTAATTCTTTTCCGTTCTCAGTAGCGTTAACAATTATTTCTATTTCTTGGTCTGGTAGAAAGTAATAGGTGTAATTTGTACCGTTGTAAAGAGAAATAGTTATTTCTGGCTGGGAAGAAGATTTAATCAGCTTAACTAAATGGGCGATTTCTCCGATGTTTGGTGCACCGAGTCCCGTAACAAGATTATATCCGTATTTTGCAACCCAAGGAATATTGTAACCAAATGTAATAGGGAAATAAGCCTCATTATAATATTTCTCTCCTAAATAATAGAGCAGTGGGTTAATGAGACCAAAAGTCATGTTATCTTTCTGCATAACTAGTGTTAATAAACCAGCAAAAAGTGGTGAAGCTTCACTTGTACCTCCTATTAAATAAGTTATATTACCGGGAAAGACTACTTGAATCCCTGGGAAAAGGTTAGCGTTTAAGGAAATATCTGGTACCATTCTTCCATAAGGATAAGTATTAGGTGTTGGGATATAGAACTGATACCATGGTTTTACAAATAAAACACTAATACCTCCAGTTGAACCACCGTAGTTGGTGAAATATGGTATGAAACCGTAATTTGACCAAGCAGTTTGATAAGCACTGCCATTTAATGTAATATATGTTGTGGTACCACCTATAGCAGTAACAAATGGTGAAGTTGATGGAAAAGTAACAGAACCTATAGGGGAAGTACTATAACCGCTACCACCTACATCACCGGTACTTGCTAGAAAGGTTATTCCCTCTAGTGATCCTAAAGCATAATATAAATTCATTTCATAAACTGTCATAAGATTTGCTGGGTTATCAACTATTTCTGATTCTGGGATACCCCAGCTCTGAGATAATACGTTTACTTTATCCTCTTGGACAATTTTAGCTAAAACTGCTGGTAATGGTAAATTTGGATTTGCGACATAGAGTATAATACTAGCCTTAGGCGCCATAGCGTGTGAAACTTCGACATCAAGACTTATTTCCAAATTCCAGCCTGAAAGTAAACCTCCAAACGGACAAGAAGGTCCAATATATTTAATCTCAAAAGATGACGGAGAAGGTAAATTGTATATTTTATCGAAATAAGCTAATTGTTGCACTATAGTAGGATCTCCATAAAAATCTAGGATTCCTATCGTATAACCTTCTCCAGTCGTATTAAGTACAGTTGCATTATATGCCTTAAGTAACCAAGTTACTGGATAAGATTCATCAGCGTAGGTAAAGTTCAAAGTTATGGCTTTTTTCTCGATTTGATTAATAAGAGAAGGTGTAACTAAATCGTCAGGTGATTTCAAAAATAATGTGGTAAAATTACTTGCTACTATTACGTTGCCGTTGAGATAACCAATCCCAGAGTAGTAAGTGTAGTTTTGGAATTTATTAAAGAAAATAGTAGTGTTTAGAAACTCCTCAAGTTGAAGAATACTTACATTGACTACAATTATTGAATCTAAAGAAGTAGAAATTATTTTAATACCATGTGATTTAAGAAAAGATAACATAGCTTCATATTCTTGTATATTCATAAATTTCATTATTTCTGATGAATTTAGAAAATGATGATATAAAGGAGAATTAGGATTGGAAACTTCATACGCTAATGAATATATTTGGCTAATATCTTTAGGTGGAATAAATATACTTGCGATAACATATTGTCCTTCTGTATTAGAGTAAGATAATAAAAATGTAGGAAAGATAGAAATTAAAAGAAGAAATATAAAGATAATTATTACTCTTTTCATTATTCTAACTATATGAGAAGCTATTATTTAAAATTGTTCATCATATTTGTCTTCTTATATTTCTTTTCTAAATGGATAGAAGTAGATTAGCACTCTATCTGATGATTAAAATTGTCTGCTAAGATAGAATTATTCCCAAAAATTCTTTAGGTAATTTCTCACTTTAAGAGGAAATAAATTAATCATTTTTCTACGTTATAAAGTAACTTTTATTAATGAATCACATACGAATATTTTCATTTAACACTTATTGCTTTAAAGGCGTACAAATTGTTAATGAACTTGTTTGATGAAAATATAAAACACGATATATTTCTATTCTGTAGACAGAGGCTTTACCTTAGTCCTAGTGAGGAAGATTATAAAGAATTCATTTCATTATTTAAAGATTATAGGGAAGATCTCCGTAGGAGTGAGTACGAATATAACGTCGAGAATATATCTTCTCTAAATGAGATAATAAACGAGGATATGTTGAAGTACAGAGTATTTATTGAGCCTAAACATGATGGAACTCAGATCGTAATGAAGGTTAACGATAAGGTCCACTTAAGTCATAAGAGCGGTTCCGGAATAAATAAACAAGATATAGCCTTACTCTTTGGAGTATTTGTAAAATTCCGCGAAGACTTTTTTGAGCTATTAAATAGGGCTAAGGAAGAGGGAGTAGTAGTAAAGATGGAGATATTCGGTAAGGAATATTCTCCTTTTAAAATAGAGAAAGAATCTCTTAACTTTTCAGTTTTTGACGTACTTAAACGCGATCATTATTTACTGCCTACAGAGCTTTCATATCCACATTCAGTAGAGTTTATTGAGATTAAGAGCTTAAAAGATATAGACTCAATGAAAGTTTTATCATGGTTAAAGAGTAAGGAGGGGGTTGTCGTAAAAATTTACGGCGATTCTCTTCCCTATAGGAAGGCCAAAAATTTTAACATGTTAGCATTTAAATATAAGCCGTTTATTGAACAGCTAGTTGATGAAATGAAAGGTAAAAAGATAATTAAAGATCAAAGAAAGTTTTCCGCTGTATTTTCGGAGTTAGTCACAGAATATGCTAAGGATAGGACTAAGTCCTTCGAGGAAATTCTGGTGAAGGTAAAAGAAGACCATGAAGAACTAAAGGATTTCATTGATAAAAACCATGAGATAATTAAAGACTTCTGGTTTAATAGTAAGGCTGTGAAGTCAGTGTTGCAGCTAATTGAGATGAAGTAAAAGTTTTTGTCTGTGATATATTTGCGCAATTTTTAGTTATTTTTAATCACTTTTAATCCTCTTAAATAACCTTATGTAGTCTGCTTATCAAATCCTTTCCTATTTTAATCCCTTTATGTTCATCAGAGTTAGTAGTACCTTTAGATTACTAGATAAGGTTGAACTTTGCTTCAATACCTTAATAATACCATGAATGACTATTTGTCTCTCAGTAGAACACAAATCCCTCATATTATCCTTCCTCACTTAGTGAACTTCTTTTTGTTTATAAAATCCACAAATACAGCACAATCAACAATAACCTTAACGGGAATTTCAAGCACTGAGATAAAGCGTTTAATCTTAACACCTTGACCTACTCCTCAGGCTAAATAAGTTTTATCATTTCAGAACTCATAAAACCCTGATAGTAACAACTCTTATATATTACATTTTTTATATAATATATTGTAAAAAGCCTACTCAATCTGTCGGGGTTTGCCCGAGGGAGATGAGAGTAGGTAAAGCCTGGACTCTTCGGGTTTGCCCGAGGGGTGTGAAAGGCTTTTTACTATTTTATTAACTTCTCCCTTGTGAATAATTATTATATTTTTGTTGATGAATCATATGACAATGAAGTCTTCGTTTTAGGAGTAGTTTGGGTAAGGAGTTTAAAGGAAGTGATAAGAATTAAAGGAAACGCGCTGAAAGTCCTAGGAAAGAAGGATCATAACTTTCATTATTCTGATGACAATGAAAAAATAAAAAGTATATTCCTAACAGAAATTCTTTTAAGCCCAGTTAACTATGGAATAGTATTATTTAAAGTGCCTCCCAAAACTTGTAGAGAATATGCAAAATATTATGTTTCAGACATAGTTAGGGTTTTACCACTCACTAAGTCTTTATTAAACATTTATGTAAAAGGGTTAAAGTATTGGATAAGTAAAAGCTGTAACATATTAGCTGAAGCTGCTGCGTTAGGAATTGAGAATGAAAATGCTGTAAGATTGAGATTAAACTTTAATAAAGAGGAGAGGGCTGGGCTAGAGGTTGCAGATTATATTGCTTCAACCTTTAGGATGTGTATTAGAACAAGATTTGAGTTTTGTGATGAATTAAGTAGTAAGGTTAAGTTTATTTACAGGGTTTAATTTTTGTAAAATATATATCTTCTTAGTTAAGTAAATATTAAAGTTTATCAAAAAGCTAAATAGTTGATTATTAATTTATGAAAATATAACTAGTGAAATAATATTTAAGAACAAAATTCTATTCATAAAGATTAATAAATTTAATTTGTAGAGTAGTGAAAAAGCTTATTCATACTTAATTTAAATTCCTATCTTTCGAAAAAGTAATTCTTCTCATCATTCATCTTTTTTGACATTTCGTGTTAATGTTAACTTTTATTTTCTCCTCATAGAAATTAAAAATCTACTAACAGCTATTGCGATTATTAAACCGGCATAAGTTAAGAGTATAGTAGCCTGCGGCGTACCATTAAATATTTCTATTATAATTTCCCTAAGCAGAAAAGATACAGTAGCGTCCATAACATATACTACGCTCCTTCCTCTTCCTCTACCGAAATCAGCGATGCTCTGGAATATTTCTAAAAGTACCACTAATAAAAATGCATTACCTACCAGTCCTATAACTTCAACTATAAAACCTTGTGAAATAGTAGTTATCAGTT
The sequence above is drawn from the Sulfurisphaera tokodaii str. 7 genome and encodes:
- a CDS encoding S53 family peptidase, whose amino-acid sequence is MKRVIIIFIFLLLISIFPTFLLSYSNTEGQYVIASIFIPPKDISQIYSLAYEVSNPNSPLYHHFLNSSEIMKFMNIQEYEAMLSFLKSHGIKIISTSLDSIIVVNVSILQLEEFLNTTIFFNKFQNYTYYSGIGYLNGNVIVASNFTTLFLKSPDDLVTPSLINQIEKKAITLNFTYADESYPVTWLLKAYNATVLNTTGEGYTIGILDFYGDPTIVQQLAYFDKIYNLPSPSSFEIKYIGPSCPFGGLLSGWNLEISLDVEVSHAMAPKASIILYVANPNLPLPAVLAKIVQEDKVNVLSQSWGIPESEIVDNPANLMTVYEMNLYYALGSLEGITFLASTGDVGGSGYSTSPIGSVTFPSTSPFVTAIGGTTTYITLNGSAYQTAWSNYGFIPYFTNYGGSTGGISVLFVKPWYQFYIPTPNTYPYGRMVPDISLNANLFPGIQVVFPGNITYLIGGTSEASPLFAGLLTLVMQKDNMTFGLINPLLYYLGEKYYNEAYFPITFGYNIPWVAKYGYNLVTGLGAPNIGEIAHLVKLIKSSSQPEITISLYNGTNYTYYFLPDQEIEIIVNATENGKELTSGSFNAYVYSLSGEVADIKLHFNGSRWIGYYYPTVEGPIEVIVNNESGTNAFVGYILTIKGNLNVIYPEIRGEVYNLYDERVNVTYVNVTIYAYQPLNNSYVKITNIIMNSSKGEYIAYLGRNITAGPILIVGNNVYGYIPTFAGSSLLLNTLIIPPLVVEPGVVTPGSSLFIEPSNMPFGNTNISAVLYSNDGKVLSVANLSWVLVPFEGLLAYTYIGYLKIPYNITPGLYTIILNQYSTLGNSSVLEGRYYSQIYVIPQNLSISVKLEGILAEGNNVKILANITYPDGTEVKYGMFSATVYPLQLQSNYEDYTESFEIPLWFNGTLWIGNFTLPSTYTQGNLTYLSGNYFGPFSIFISGISANGYPTTNNLNAQKPFIVQPYTLIANTSVTFAQTFYVYFYHDNISMIGKLFNDILENDIIYNSNLEIMDSQINGTLVIRNSNVTLDGVVGDKIIVINSTINVINSKITNITLLSNSRITNETSLIKYLSIPLPSVLLSGNEVIVHGKDIKNVEVFVNGKLVYNGTSTQVTLPLSNGYNEIHVIVVQNDGEIVSENFEAYIQSNSILTISLVLSIIAILLVIVVLLIMYRQRRT
- a CDS encoding phosphate-starvation-inducible PsiE family protein; this encodes MKLIDFIKAQLKEEKIVSNIVKVIEGIVLIAITVMIAYTIYELITTISQGFIVEVIGLVGNAFLLVVLLEIFQSIADFGRGRGRSVVYVMDATVSFLLREIIIEIFNGTPQATILLTYAGLIIAIAVSRFLISMRRK